From the Acidobacteriota bacterium genome, one window contains:
- a CDS encoding CHAT domain-containing protein, producing MKCLLFRVQPSSSLTLIIIAGLLFIAHLPNSQADDFTTLRAQSSEGTVQNQSEVSGSMSAQLAPITDQDRAQTEIEKLDAEAKKLYRAGKYDQGIVLAQQAVEQSEKIFGRDHRLLATSLNTLANFYRAKAEFQKAETLYQRALAIQEKSFGPAHPDVATSLHNLALVYQATGDFQKADSHYQRALAIQEKSLGSEHLDVSITLNNLGNLYKNTGDYKKAEPLYLRALTIKKKVLGTDHPSVATSLTGLANLYLEKGDYKKAEPLYQEGLAIREKALGADHLDVANSLTNLALLYNEKGDYQRAEPLYHRALAIYEKSLGSNHPKVATCLNNLGKLSWDQGNYQQTEHYLQRALAIREKVLGPDHPDTAFSLHSLATLYTTKGDLQRAEPLHQRALAIREKVLGSEHPETAGSLNNLANLYWASEDYQRAEPLYLRALAIREKALGPDHPEVADTLNDLANLYWTKGDYQRAEPLYQRALTIREKVLGADHPATASNLNNLANLFNSLGNYQKAELLYRRALAIYEKSFGPDHSLVAANFNNLANMFHAAGNLPQAIQFQIRANDASESDLKRNLVAGSEQQKILYLKQTSSYTDATLALHLQSAPQSREARQAALTVLLRRKGRALDAMTKAIETLRQQQTPEIQQLLETYASLAGQISVLTLRGPDKQTPEGHLAYVNELENQKGRLEAEISTKSTEFKTQVTPITLENIQKQLPADGMLIEFTTYKSYTPKTFQFGTLRMAIYTLDRAGEIRWADLGPATPIEQAVIALRKAVSTPRTDLIKDVAPAAQALDRLVMKPVRALVGNTRHLLISPDGVLNLIPFAALMDEQGKFLVENYTLTYLTSGRDVLRLAVKNESQQPPLVITDPDYLDGTGPQMLGHQLGRLARLAGTRVEGEQLKAIFPTAVLKVRAEATEQDLKQVKRPLLVHIATHGYFLEDAPQTSETTSLDQFARNTGKASFDFEKERHANPLLRSMLFFAGANQGGTENNDGVMTALEAAQLNLWGTKLVVLSACDTGLGDVKNGDGVYGLRRALVLAGSEAQMMSLWPVSDQATRELMVDYYTRLKAGEGRSQALRNVQLKLLKTPRRQHPFYWASFIQSGEWTNLDGKK from the coding sequence GAGCCGGAAAATATGATCAAGGCATCGTCCTGGCCCAGCAAGCGGTGGAACAGAGCGAAAAAATCTTTGGCCGCGACCATAGGCTGCTGGCAACCAGTCTCAACACGCTGGCTAATTTCTACCGTGCCAAAGCCGAATTTCAGAAAGCTGAAACCCTGTATCAGCGAGCCCTGGCCATCCAGGAGAAAAGTTTTGGTCCAGCTCATCCAGATGTTGCGACCAGCCTCCATAATCTGGCCCTGGTCTATCAGGCGACAGGTGACTTTCAAAAAGCTGATTCACACTACCAGCGGGCGCTGGCGATCCAGGAGAAGTCACTGGGCTCTGAGCACCTGGATGTGTCTATCACCCTCAACAATTTAGGGAACCTCTACAAAAACACAGGGGACTACAAAAAAGCCGAACCACTCTATCTGCGGGCTCTGACGATCAAGAAAAAAGTACTCGGCACTGACCACCCAAGTGTCGCCACCAGCCTCACGGGATTGGCTAATCTGTACCTGGAAAAAGGTGACTACAAAAAAGCCGAGCCGCTGTACCAGGAAGGGCTGGCCATCCGGGAGAAAGCACTGGGGGCTGACCACCTGGATGTAGCCAACAGTCTTACCAATTTAGCGCTTCTCTATAATGAAAAAGGGGACTATCAGCGAGCCGAACCTTTGTACCATCGGGCACTGGCCATCTATGAGAAATCACTGGGCTCTAACCATCCAAAGGTCGCCACGTGCCTCAACAACCTGGGCAAACTCTCCTGGGATCAGGGCAACTACCAGCAAACGGAACACTACCTGCAGCGGGCGCTGGCGATCCGGGAAAAAGTCCTGGGGCCTGACCACCCGGATACAGCGTTCAGTCTTCATAGTTTAGCCACCCTCTACACGACCAAAGGCGATCTGCAACGAGCCGAACCGCTTCATCAGCGGGCGCTGGCCATTCGGGAGAAAGTATTAGGCTCTGAACACCCGGAGACGGCAGGCAGCCTCAACAATCTGGCTAACCTCTACTGGGCCAGCGAAGACTATCAACGGGCGGAACCACTCTATCTGCGGGCGCTGGCGATCCGTGAAAAAGCGCTGGGCCCTGATCATCCGGAAGTCGCTGACACACTCAATGATCTGGCGAATTTGTATTGGACCAAAGGAGACTATCAACGCGCTGAACCACTCTACCAGCGAGCCCTGACGATCCGGGAGAAAGTGTTGGGAGCTGACCATCCAGCGACGGCCAGCAATCTCAACAATCTGGCGAATCTCTTCAACTCCCTGGGGAATTACCAGAAAGCCGAATTACTTTACCGGCGGGCCCTGGCCATCTATGAAAAATCATTTGGACCTGACCACTCACTGGTCGCGGCCAACTTCAACAATTTGGCGAATATGTTTCACGCCGCAGGCAATCTGCCACAAGCTATTCAATTTCAGATTCGAGCCAATGATGCCAGCGAATCGGATTTAAAGCGCAACCTGGTCGCAGGTTCCGAACAGCAGAAAATCCTCTATCTCAAACAAACAAGCAGTTACACCGATGCGACCCTGGCGCTGCATCTTCAGTCGGCGCCCCAATCCCGTGAGGCCAGACAGGCAGCCTTGACCGTGCTGTTGCGTCGCAAAGGACGGGCACTGGATGCCATGACGAAGGCTATTGAAACCCTGCGGCAACAGCAAACACCTGAGATTCAACAACTTCTGGAGACGTATGCCAGTCTTGCCGGTCAAATTTCGGTGCTGACGTTGCGCGGTCCTGACAAACAAACACCCGAAGGACATCTGGCCTACGTCAACGAATTGGAAAACCAAAAAGGCAGGCTGGAAGCCGAAATCAGCACCAAAAGCACTGAATTTAAAACTCAGGTGACGCCAATTACCCTGGAGAACATTCAGAAACAACTTCCGGCTGATGGCATGCTGATTGAATTTACCACTTACAAATCCTATACCCCCAAAACATTTCAATTTGGAACACTGCGGATGGCAATCTACACATTGGACCGTGCGGGTGAGATCAGGTGGGCGGATTTAGGTCCAGCCACCCCGATTGAACAGGCGGTGATAGCCCTTCGCAAGGCAGTGAGCACCCCCAGGACAGACCTGATCAAAGACGTTGCCCCAGCCGCCCAGGCGCTGGACAGGCTGGTGATGAAACCAGTCCGGGCGTTGGTCGGAAATACCCGGCACCTGCTGATTTCCCCTGACGGTGTATTGAATTTGATTCCCTTTGCTGCCCTGATGGATGAACAGGGAAAGTTCCTGGTCGAAAACTACACGCTGACCTATTTGACCAGCGGGCGTGACGTGCTGCGGCTGGCGGTCAAAAACGAAAGCCAGCAACCGCCGCTGGTGATCACTGACCCGGATTATCTGGATGGAACCGGACCACAAATGCTGGGCCACCAGCTTGGTCGGCTAGCACGACTTGCCGGAACCCGAGTTGAAGGCGAACAACTCAAGGCCATCTTTCCAACCGCGGTTTTGAAGGTGCGGGCTGAGGCAACCGAACAAGATCTGAAACAGGTCAAACGACCACTCCTGGTCCACATTGCCACCCACGGCTATTTTCTGGAAGATGCTCCCCAAACCTCAGAAACAACATCCTTAGATCAGTTTGCCCGAAATACTGGAAAGGCATCTTTTGATTTCGAAAAAGAACGCCACGCCAATCCCCTGCTCCGATCAATGTTATTTTTCGCCGGTGCCAATCAAGGCGGCACCGAAAACAACGATGGCGTAATGACGGCCCTGGAAGCCGCCCAACTCAATCTGTGGGGGACGAAACTGGTGGTACTCTCAGCCTGTGATACCGGCCTGGGTGACGTGAAAAACGGTGATGGCGTCTATGGCCTGAGACGCGCCCTGGTTCTGGCTGGAAGCGAAGCCCAGATGATGAGCCTCTGGCCGGTGTCCGATCAGGCCACCCGCGAACTGATGGTGGACTATTACACCCGGCTCAAAGCGGGTGAAGGTCGCTCTCAGGCGCTACGCAATGTACAGCTCAAGCTGTTGAAAACCCCCAGGCGGCAGCACCCGTTTTACTGGGCTTCATTTATTCAATCTGGCGAATGGACCAATCTGGATGGGAAAAAGTGA